Proteins encoded by one window of Inmirania thermothiophila:
- a CDS encoding NAD(P)/FAD-dependent oxidoreductase — translation MAAGATDPVVIVGTGLAGYTLARELRKLDAETPLVLVTADDGAFYSKPMLSNALAEGKDADALVLDTAEGMAAKLGARILTGTPVERLDPAARTVHTAAGPLRYRDLVLAVGAVPIRPPMAGEGAGEVLSVNNRQDYARFRTRLEGARRVAIIGPGLIGCEFANDLLAAGRAPTVIGPDPWPISTLLPEAAGRALARGLEAAGVRLLLGRTVPRVERADGGLRLQLDDGGGVEADLVLSAVGLRPDTRLAEAAGLEVGRGIRVDRFLRTSAPHVYALGDCAEVEGRVLPFVMPIMHGARALARTLAGEPTPATYPPMPVVIKTPAHPVAVLPPPPGEGAWRLTDEDGGVRMLWVAADGTLQGFALTGRHAAERQRLTARVGQPAADDGG, via the coding sequence GTGGCCGCGGGCGCGACCGATCCCGTCGTCATCGTCGGCACGGGGCTTGCCGGCTACACCCTGGCGCGGGAGCTGCGCAAGCTCGATGCCGAGACCCCGCTGGTGCTGGTCACCGCCGACGACGGGGCCTTCTACTCCAAGCCGATGCTGTCCAACGCCCTCGCCGAGGGCAAGGACGCCGACGCCCTCGTCCTCGACACCGCCGAGGGGATGGCGGCCAAGCTCGGGGCGCGCATCCTCACCGGGACGCCGGTGGAGCGACTCGACCCCGCGGCGCGCACGGTGCACACCGCCGCCGGGCCGCTGCGCTACCGGGACCTGGTGCTGGCGGTGGGCGCCGTGCCCATCCGCCCGCCGATGGCGGGCGAGGGCGCCGGGGAGGTCCTCTCCGTCAACAACCGGCAGGACTACGCCCGCTTCCGGACCCGTCTCGAGGGCGCCCGCCGGGTCGCCATCATCGGGCCCGGCCTCATCGGGTGCGAGTTCGCCAACGACCTTCTCGCCGCGGGCCGCGCGCCCACGGTGATCGGACCCGACCCCTGGCCGATCTCGACCCTGCTGCCCGAAGCCGCCGGGCGCGCCCTCGCTCGCGGCCTCGAGGCGGCCGGCGTGCGGCTGCTGCTCGGGCGGACCGTGCCGCGGGTGGAGCGCGCCGACGGCGGCCTGCGCCTGCAGCTCGACGACGGCGGCGGGGTGGAGGCCGACCTCGTCCTCTCGGCGGTGGGGCTGCGCCCGGACACGCGCCTGGCCGAGGCGGCGGGCCTCGAGGTGGGGCGGGGCATCCGGGTCGACCGCTTCCTGCGCACCTCGGCGCCCCACGTCTACGCCCTCGGCGACTGCGCCGAGGTGGAGGGCCGGGTGCTGCCCTTCGTGATGCCCATCATGCACGGGGCGCGCGCCCTCGCCCGCACCCTGGCGGGCGAGCCCACGCCGGCGACCTATCCGCCCATGCCGGTGGTGATCAAGACCCCGGCGCACCCGGTGGCGGTGCTCCCGCCCCCGCCCGGCGAGGGCGCGTGGCGCCTGACCGACGAGGACGGCGGCGTGCGCATGCTCTGGGTGGCCGCCGACGGCACCCTGCAGGGCTTCGCCCTCACCGGCCGCCATGCCGCCGAGCGCCAGCGCCTCACCGCGCGCGTCGGGCAGCCGGCCGCGGACGATGGCGGCTGA
- a CDS encoding cytochrome b, which produces MQIRNTRQCFGWVAITLHWVTAAAVLALFPLGVWMVDLDYYHPWYNRAPALHVSVGMTLLALILVRIGWRLANPVPAFEPGMPAWERLAARAAHYAMYALLLVVTLSGYLIPTADGKAVAVFGLVEVPALPWRPARQEDLAGLVHRWAAWTLMGVATLHTLAALKHHFLDRDRTLVRMLRPGPADANRPTDDREEQA; this is translated from the coding sequence GTGCAGATTCGCAACACAAGGCAGTGCTTCGGCTGGGTCGCCATCACCCTGCACTGGGTGACGGCGGCGGCGGTGCTTGCGCTCTTCCCCCTGGGGGTGTGGATGGTGGACCTGGACTACTACCATCCCTGGTACAACCGCGCCCCCGCCCTGCACGTCTCCGTGGGCATGACGCTGCTCGCCCTGATCCTGGTGCGGATCGGGTGGCGTCTCGCCAACCCCGTGCCCGCCTTCGAGCCGGGGATGCCGGCCTGGGAGCGGCTCGCGGCGCGCGCGGCCCACTACGCCATGTACGCGCTGCTGCTGGTGGTCACGCTCTCGGGGTACCTGATCCCCACCGCCGACGGCAAGGCGGTGGCGGTGTTCGGGCTCGTGGAGGTGCCGGCCCTGCCGTGGCGGCCCGCCCGCCAGGAGGACCTCGCCGGGCTCGTGCACCGCTGGGCGGCCTGGACCCTCATGGGGGTGGCGACGCTGCACACCCTCGCCGCCCTCAAGCACCACTTCCTGGACCGGGACCGGACCCTCGTGCGCATGCTCCGGCCCGGCCCTGCCGACGCGAACCGACCGACGGATGATAGGGAGGAACAGGCATGA